DNA sequence from the Halobacterium sp. DL1 genome:
TCGATTCGTCGGACCTGACAGTCCGGCTGAACTAATGACGGACTCAAACGAGACACCTGACGACGTCGCGAGGCGCATCGCTACCGCAGTACGTGACCAACTGAACGAAGCCGACCCGTCCCGGCGGGGGTTCCTCGGCAAGACAGCTATCGCCGGCGGTAGCCTCCTCGCACTCGGAACTGGCGTCGGCGCCGCGAGTTCTGACCACGGGGACGAGGGGGACGGTGGGTCGTCGGCAGCGTTCGACGACACCGAAGGCACCGACCTCGACGTCCTGAACTACGCGCTCACGCTCGAACACCTCGAGGACGCACTCTACCAGCAGGGCATCGAGATGTTCGACGAGGGGGACTTCGCCGACTCCAGTACACTCGAAGACGCCCCCGAGGGGCAGGTCGCCGAGGTCTACGAGTACGTCCAGACCGCCGGCGAACAGGAGTCCATCCACGTCGAGACACTCTCGAAAGCCGTCTCGTTCCTCGGTGGCGAGCCTGTCGAACCCGCAGAGTACTCCTTCGGCGTCGACTCGGTAGACACCTTCCTGGCGACCGCCGCTGCGATAGAGAACGTGGGGGTGTCTGCGTACGCGGGTGCTGCCCCATTCGTGGAGAGCCCCGACCTGCTGGGCGTCGCGCTCGCGATCCACAGCGTCGAGGCGCGCCACGCCGCCGTCCTCAACAACGTCGTCGGCGAGCCGCCGTTCCCGAACGCCTTCGACCCGGCACGTTCCCAGGAGGAGGTTCTCGAGGCTGCGGGCCCGTTCTTCGCGAGTAGCGCGGAGGAAAGCGACGACGGTGACGGCGGCGATGGAGACAACAGCTCGGCCCAGTCTCTCATCTAAACCGTCGACAGTCCGCAGCGGCGTCCCTCCCCGTCCGGACGCAGGCACGCCGTCCGACCTGGCCCCGCAGATTCCTGTTCGTCTGGCGAATCGAGGGGCACAGCAGACCCGGTTCGTGGTTCGACGGTCAGTGGTGTGACCTGACGGCGTCGGCGGTGTCGAGGGCCACAGACGACAGCGCGTCGCGCTTCAGGAGGGCGAACCCGAGGAAGATTGCCGCGAAGCCGACCAGCGCCTGCGCGTCGACGACCTGTCCGAGGAGCACCCAGGCCGCGAACGCGGCGACGACGGGTTCGAGGTAGCCGACGAGGTTGAGTTCGGTGGCGCCGATGCGGTCGAGCAGTTCGAAGTACATGAGGAAGCCGACACAGCCCGAAATCAGCGTGAGGTAGACCAGACTCGCCACGGCGGGCGCGGTCCACTCGACGCCCGACAGGGACTCCCCGCGGGCGCCGGCCCCGACCCACAGCACAGCCGACCCGAGCAGCATCGCCCATGCCTCGAGCGTCTCGATGGGGAGGCCGGTCGAGAGCGGGCGCGCGAGCACGGCGCCGAGGGCGAACGCCACGGCACCCGCAAAGACGAGCACGACGCCGAGCAGGTCCGTGCCGCCACCGCCCGGCGCGGCGACGGCCGCGACGCCCGCGAAGCCGAGCAGGAGACCCGTGCCCTCCACGCGGTCCACGCCAGCGTCGTCGAGGAGGCTGCTGGCGAACGCGACGGTGAGAATGGGGGAGAGGCTAACGACGATGGCCGCCACGGCGCCCGACACCCGGAGTTCACCGAGGTAGAGGGCGCCGTGGTAGACGGCGATGACGAACACGCCGGCGACGGTGGCGGCGAACCACTCGCGCCTGCCGCGTGGCCGCCAGCGGTCGGTGGCGACCGCGGCGTACGCGAGGATGATCGCCCCCGCGACGGTGTACCGGAGCGCTGCGAACGACAGCGCGGGGACGGCGTGTAGTCCGATTTCGATGGCGACGAACGAGGTGCCCCAGACCGCGGCGAGCAGCAGGAACATCGCGGTCGTGGGAGACGGAGCGAACGAGGGGCGACGGTAGCTCATATCCACCCAACTATTCGAGAGTATATTAGAGTTATCTTCAAGAGATGCCACAAGAGTGGAAATGTCCGCAATCACTGCCGCTTTCGTAGACGATGCGACCGACTCCCACAGGCTTTTGCCGGCGGTCGCCGATTCGGCGAACGATGGACGAACGCGACGTGCGCCTGCTGAAAGCGATCTCGGACCTCGGCACTGGCAGCCCAGAGCGGCTCCACGAGGAGACCGACATCCCCGTGTCGACCATCCACTACCGGCTGAACAACCTCCGCGAGGAGGGCGTCGTCGAGAACGACCTCTACGACCTGGACCTCGACGAACTCGGCCTCGGCGTCACCGTCGTCCTCGAGGTGCTCACCAGCTACGAGGGGAGCTACGAGGACGTCGGGGAGAAGATCAGCGCCATCGAGGGCGTCACACAGACGTTCTTCACGATGGGCGAGACGGACTTCATGGTGGTCGCCCGCCTCCCCGACTCCGAGGACGTCGAGCGACTCATCTCCGACTTCGAGACCATCCCGGAGGTCGACCGCACGAACTCCACGTTCGTCGTCGAAGAACAGAAGGACCTGACGCGACCGCTGCAGAGCTACGACCTGGAGACGCTGCTGTCCGAACTGGCCGGCGACTAGCTACGCGCCTGTATCTCCTCGCGCAGCACCTCACTGACCAGGTCGCCGTCCGCCTTCCCGCGGAGCGCGCCCATGCACTCGCCCATCAGCGCGGAGAACGCCCCCATCCCCTCCGCTTCGACCTGCTCGCTGTTCTGCTCGACGACCTCCGAGACCGCATCCCGGACCTCGTCCTCGCCAGCGGAGCCCAGACCGAGTTCCTCGGCGAGTTCTGCGGGTTCCCGGTCAGGGTTCTCCGCGAGGCCGGTCAACAGGTCCGGCACGCCCTCCTGTGCGAGGTCGCCCGAAGCGACGAGGTCGAGGACGCCCCGGAAGTGGTCGTCGGTGAGGTTCTCGACCGGCACGTCGTCGCGCCGGAGCTCCGTCACCGTCGATTCGAGAGTCTGGGCGGCGAGCGTGGCGTCGACGCCCGACTCGACGCGCTCCTCGAACAGCGGCCAGCGGCGCCCGAACGCTACCTGTTCGGCCAGTCCCTCACCGAGACCGAACTCGGACTGGTAGCGCTCGACCTTCGCCGTCAGCAGTTCGGGGACCGTCACGTCCGCGAGGTCGGGGTCGACGGGCGGCACGTCCGTCTCGGGGTACATCCGCGCCGCGCCCGGGAGCGGACGCAGGTAGCGACTCGTGCCGTCGTCGTTCGCGCCCCGCGTCTCCTCGGGGACGCCCTCGATGGCCGTCCGCGCGCGCTCGGCAACCGCACCGATTGCGCTCTCCGCGATTTCTTGGGCGTCCGCGACGATTGCGACCGCGTCTTCCTCGTCCGCGTCTACCGCTTCGCGGAGCGCGGCGACTTCATCGCCGGTGACGCCGTAGGCTGGGAGTTCGTCCGTGTGGAAGATGCCACCCGCGCCGTGGCGCTTCGCGTGGTCCGAGAACTCCGTGCCGACGCGGCGGTCGTCCTGCAGTTCGCGGCCGACGAAGCCATCGAAACCGTACAGTGGCACGGCGTGGACCTGCCCGCCGGCTCGCGGCTCGTCGCCGCTCGCGTTTTCCGCGGAGCGTGGCTCCGCGCCGTCGTCCAGTGCACCGCGGATGACACCCGACTCCGTCTCCGCAAACACGTCGGTGACGTCCTGCGTGTCGCCGACGCTCGCGTCGCGGTCCTGGAGTTCCTCGCTGACGTCGACGAGTTCGACCTGCCGGCGGACCTCCTCGCGCACCAGGTCGTCGATGTCGTCGAGACTCTGGACGCCTTTCATCTCGACGCGCGCGCCCTCGGCGATGGAAACGTTGACGTCTTGGCGGATGGTGCCCAGGCCGCGCTTGACCTGCCCCGTCGAGCGGAGCAGCATCCCGATGGTCTCGGCGGCCTCGCGGGCCTGCTCGGGCGAGGCGATGTCGGGTTTCGTGCCGATCTCGACCAGCGGGATGCCGAGGCGGTCCAGGGAGAACAGCACGCCGTCCTCGCGCTCCTCGACGCGCTGGGCGGACTCCTCCTCGAGCATCACGTCCTCGACGCCGACCGGCCCTTCACTCGTCTCGATCTCGCCGT
Encoded proteins:
- a CDS encoding transcriptional regulator, giving the protein MDERDVRLLKAISDLGTGSPERLHEETDIPVSTIHYRLNNLREEGVVENDLYDLDLDELGLGVTVVLEVLTSYEGSYEDVGEKISAIEGVTQTFFTMGETDFMVVARLPDSEDVERLISDFETIPEVDRTNSTFVVEEQKDLTRPLQSYDLETLLSELAGD
- a CDS encoding glutamyl-tRNA(Gln) amidotransferase (allows the formation of correctly charged Gln-tRNA(Gln) through the transamidation of misacylated Glu-tRNA(Gln) in organisms which lack glutaminyl-tRNA synthetase; forms a heterotetramer of GatD2E2); protein product: MTEFDYDELGLVAGLEIHQQLDTATKLFCECPTELREPEASERTFTRYLHPTRSELGEIDEAALEESKVEREFEYLAYDSTCLVEEDDEPPHRLDEEALATTLEIAELLDMDPVDRAHVMRKVVIDGSNTSGFQRSTLVAQDGEIETSEGPVGVEDVMLEEESAQRVEEREDGVLFSLDRLGIPLVEIGTKPDIASPEQAREAAETIGMLLRSTGQVKRGLGTIRQDVNVSIAEGARVEMKGVQSLDDIDDLVREEVRRQVELVDVSEELQDRDASVGDTQDVTDVFAETESGVIRGALDDGAEPRSAENASGDEPRAGGQVHAVPLYGFDGFVGRELQDDRRVGTEFSDHAKRHGAGGIFHTDELPAYGVTGDEVAALREAVDADEEDAVAIVADAQEIAESAIGAVAERARTAIEGVPEETRGANDDGTSRYLRPLPGAARMYPETDVPPVDPDLADVTVPELLTAKVERYQSEFGLGEGLAEQVAFGRRWPLFEERVESGVDATLAAQTLESTVTELRRDDVPVENLTDDHFRGVLDLVASGDLAQEGVPDLLTGLAENPDREPAELAEELGLGSAGEDEVRDAVSEVVEQNSEQVEAEGMGAFSALMGECMGALRGKADGDLVSEVLREEIQARS